The genome window TCAATAAGGGCAGATGGTCGTTCATTCACTAGTGTGGTTAGAGTAACGTGGGTTCAGAATAGGTTTGTGTAATGGCTGTAACAAGTGTAGTGTTTTcgtggtcattgtagttgtgtaggaaggaagaattacgcttaacctcttcagtactgtgacgcattttcaccttgagatgtgTGTACGATTAAATCATTCTATTGATGTTACAAAGCGTGTATGGATGTCACAAGGTTTctcaagttgtataaaatcaccaaatagtaacagaaggaatatgaaaacgcgtcttggtgctgaagggattaaacgggtcgcgttactatagaactcctttaagtaagttgtatttgaggctaaaatgtttcaggttagtcattgtggttccctcgttatagaataggtaccagaatcggcgaaaagaatgagtggacaaGATTTCCTAACGTAACGAggctggtgtttcaaggtacgtgCATTAGAAGCGAGATGTGGTAGCATAACGAAAAGTTTGGGGATATAACCATGAAATTAGTTCTTGAAGTGGTAGGCTGGCGTAAATGGTTCGAGGTTCACGAGTGACGGTgggagggtttgtgtgtgtggggagggttgagaatggctgggaggaatgaagtgagcgtgaatggctcgtggcaagaggaggcagagtgggaactaACTGAATGCAGTGTGATAAAATAGGAGACAGAAGGGATGGATGGTGTGGTGCGAGTGTTTGGCTGGGTTAGGGCACTGTGAAGACGTGTAACTGAgtagagacgagtgaaaggctgGCTGAGGCAGTGGTTGAGTTTTCAGGACAGACAGATGGGGAATAAAGTGTTTAGAGTGAGTTTGGGCACATTATGGATGGAAGTGAAGACGTGAAGggaatgtgtggtgttggtcatttagagataattagtgaaaaagatactgctgttcatgtttttgtgatggtggtggtggtggtggtaagaatacgtagaatgaagagtgaaaggctgattgaggcagtgaaggaattTGCTTAGGGCTATCTTGCTTGTTAgctgtagggataattagtgaacaagtaaacaaggtaCTGCTTTGTTCATGCttatttttgtccattacaggcgttgacgatccaaaggcctgactccacaGCGGTAATGAGCCTCGTCTACCTTGCACTTAACGGACAATGCTCACTACCAACACCtctgccaccgccactaccgccgttgagggagactggctggatgagtgggtgatagaggcgaggcaggtgtggtgaggcggAGGATTGGAGACGAGAACCTACAGATGACGGCAGACACGGAAGATTCCACTTACCAGGTAGATGAATGTGTCAAGATTGGTTGTGTGGGGCAAGTTTGAGGGGGTTTGACGTGGTGTGGTTTCCTGAGACTGGCGTgggagatgagaatgaagggatgggagTGTCAGGATGAAGGGCCAGGATGCTACGTCACACGGGAGACGctgggaggagaacgagggagaagggtgtaactggagtgtAAGTGGAATAACGATCGAGGAGGGCGAGTGAGAGGCTGACTGAGGCAGTGAAGTGTGTATTGTAGGACAGTGTGGCGTGGTACATATGGAGATAATCAGTTAATTTTTctccattacaggagttggtGATCCGAAGCCGTGACTGCAGCGATCCCGTGCGTCCTGCACCATCAGGGAAGGACTCTCTCTGGCTTCGCACTGCGCCTACATTGACCGTTGCCGCCGCTGCTACCGCTACTCGGAGGGGCACTGCCTCGCATTGGTCCTTCACTGCCGTCCCGCTAATACACGTGTCGCCGTCGCAGCTACTGGCACTGAGGGACTTCGCCTCGCAGCGGCCTGGCAAacacctgctacaccaccaccaccaccaccggagtCCAGAGATTCAGCTTCGCATAGCAGACATCCTCCTATTCAACgcttgctgccactaccacctcatTATGGTGGTGTCACTGTACTTGGATCTGTTGTCTCTACTGAATAATAATGTGTAAAGAAATCTTTTTGTTTCggtaaatttcctttcctgggaatatttgtgggttttgttaaatttcctttcctgggaatatttgtgggttGTGGGTGGTTTCAGTGAGTAGTCGCCTCAAGCTGGCTTGGATCCGTCTGAcacaccaatattgcctccattgaccaccacctacactcGCTCTAAACGATCACCCCAGAAATAAAACGCGCTAGATTTGaagctttttctatttattatcataAGCAATACAAAAAGTGGTTGTTAGGAAATGAAACTAAAGCGAAAAAGTTACATGACATTGATCAATAACTTAATGTAAAAATGGTCCCAAAATACCATCTGGCTGAAAAATCTTCAAACGGTCTACATAAAATACagcactactggccaaaaaaaaaacactaaaaatggtaaaaatctagaaaaatggcaaaatgtagaaaaacgggccctaaaaaaaaataaaatacagcaaaatctaaaaaaatggtaaaaatctagaaaaatgGTAAAATCTAGAAAATGGCCGAAAACGGGCCCTAAAATCGtactaagtcgaaaatactctaaagagtctccggagataagGTGGATGCATATTGGAGctaaaattaaatacaagagtctccctacacttttattcaatttttgacattattacacattgcctgaaaaaaaaaaacccacaaatattttcaactgaataaaacaatatatatacaaagaatacagagaaagtctacacaaattttcaacttaaaaataaaaaaactgagtATAAAAAGTGAGCAAAATCCTATGGTGAAAAAGTCTAgacaataaatagacaaattttcaacttaacagtataaaaaaaaatagtctacaatgattttcaacttaataataaataatatataaaagaatttaagtctacaataattttcaacttaatatacaataaatattaacaccaatttataatatacaataaatattaacatgaattttcaactttgcaaaattttaagaaatttcaACTTCACAAATTTTAAACAATTTTTAAAcaacttttcagagagagaaagattcagagagagagagagagagagagagagagagagagagagagagagagagagagagagagagagagagagagagagagagagagagagagagagagagagagagagagagagagagagagagagagagagagagagagagagagagagagagagagagagagagagagagagagagagagagagagagagagagagagagagagagagagagagagagagagagagagagagagagagagagagagagagagagagagagagagagagagagagagagagagagagagagagagagagagagagagagagagagagagagagagagagagagagagagagagagagcaatcaaagtaaacaatcaaatagtaataatatacatgaaaacatttttaaaacaacacacacacattaatcttgtgccctccatacacccttgctaatgtcattaaaatggtctaatggtacacaaatctcaaggaaaaaatgtgtcccagtactgaaagggttaaaatagtgaaggctgtggccattaatcctttgaccacaatatacccttgctaatatcaataaaatggtctaatggtacaaaatctcaagataaaatgtgtcccagtactgaagggattaaaatagtgaaggctgtggccattaatcctttgaccaccatagacccttgctaatatcaataaaatggagaggtgtatggagatcacaagattaatggccacagtcttcactatttcaaccccttcagtactgggacacatttttaccctgagatctgtgtaccattaaaccattttattgatattaggaaaagtttatagacatcagaaggttaatggtcacagtcttcactattttaaccccttcagtactgggacacatttttaccttgacatttctgtaccattagaccattttattgacattaggaaaggtctacagaggtcagaagattaacggccacattcttcattattttaacccctttaatactaggacatcttgagattttgtgtaccattagaccattttattgacagtaggaaagatctatagacgtcagaagactaatggccacattcttcactattttaacccccttcaacattgacacattttaccttgaaatttgtgtacaattagacattttattgacatcaggaaaggtctatagatggcagaataataatggcaagtcttcactattttaaccccttcagtactgggacacattttttaccttgagatttgtgtaccattagaccattttattgacacttggaaagatctattgaaggcagaagattaatggccataatcttcactattttaccccttcagtactgggacacatttttaccttgagatttgtgtaccattagaccattttattgacattatggagAAAGATCCAtggagagtcttcactatttaagagagggagagagagagagagagagagagagagagagagagagagagagagagagagagagagagagagagagagagagagagagagagagagagagagagagagagagagagagagagagagagagagagatctaaaggcagaatgacaagaccggagaaacagtcttgaaaaccctgccagtcatctctgtggccttggaaaattgagagagagaataaagagttttgaagaatgtttttacagttgtaaaggcagaatgacaagatttctgtattattaagtggagaaacagtcttgaaaaccctgccagtcatctgtgtggccttggaaaacagtggtggtgagagaataagggtatttttatggttcctgaggcagagtgacatttctacaatattaagtggagaaacactcatgaaaaccctgccagtgatctctgtggccttggaaggcgtgttgttgagacagctaagtgtttgtgaatacaggcctttgtctgacacacaagcagcaacaatgcacattcttcattccctctgagttcagtaagtgaaggagtgagtgagtgctgagtgaatctcttaacaagcacactgcatctttgtccagagaatccaacacttgcttcacaaactcatgtgggggattgaaatagtgaagactgtgcccattaatcttgtcacctccatacacccttcttaaccccttcagtactgggacacattttaccttgagatttgtgcaccattagaccattttattgacattatcgaaggtctatgaaggtcacaagattaatggccacagtcttcacaattttcacccccacatgagtttgtgaagctgtacaaaatcaccaaatagtcaccacaaggaatatggaaatgtgtcatggtactgaagggttaatgtcaataaaagggtattaccatagccaaactttcttcaaatgccctcaaaaacatgccaaatggtcttaaaataccatataaacatgccaaatggtcttaaaataccataaaaacatgccaaatggtcttaaaataccataaaaacaccaaataaaaaaaacataaaacatgccaaatggtcttaaaataccataaaaacatggtcttaacataccataaaaacatgtcaaatggtcttaaataccataaaacatgccaaatggtcttaaaatacataaaaacatgccaaatggtcttaaaataccataaaaacatgccaaatggtcttaaaataccataaaacatgccaaatggtcttaacatacccatgccaaatggtcttaaaaaaatgccaaatggtcttaaaatacataaaacatgccaaatggtcttaaaataccataaaaacatgtcaaatggtcttaaaatgtccttataattaaaaatgccaaactgctaatctatcctaactattcttcatggctccaggtgttgtcttgtactctgggtgttgctgatggctgtaggtgttgtagaaggcttgtgttgtgttgtcgcttgtcttgtcttggcttggtggtgcagtgttccagcagcagtgtgtcttgactttcctgtaatgagaggtgcactgtttatattgagtcaccttcactattttgtaaactgaactgaacgcaactcaaatgccgttaaaacatgtcaaacttttttaactgacctcaaaacatgcaaaactgtcttaaaatcctatcaaaacatatcaaactgtcttataatttcctcaaaacctggcaaactatcttaaaatgccctcaaaacataccaaactgtcttaaaatgtcctcaaaacatgacaaactgccttaaaatgccttcataacatgccaaatctgtctcaaattaaagatgtaccaataccaaaattttggccgattccgataacgataccaataccacctaattgggccgataccgatactactacttatagtgattactgcactggacaccaggatgagttggtggacggtgagcgttatcagatgggaggctttgttttgggggatgctgtgagtccttctgagaacgtttgtgaaataggagcaattctagaagctttttgaagccattttgaaaaggtaaattactcagtaattggaatgaatatcttctcagtcttctgattcttgtcagttattttaaattcttacttcttactcctttagcgaccatttggtcttgtgcattttcattattaattttattgacgatattttggcggtcgaaaatatttttaaaattattaaaattgtaaaacagacaaaatattagcaaaagaaactcattttgttgtgtatgtttctctttaattaaatctgacatcctttgatattaattcattacacattagtagaccaattcagaaaaatgagctttcacctaatcttttcaattaaatagaaaaaagtttagtttattctaaatttctagtgtattgctatgatcttaaataattaatatgcaacaaattatacacaatgcacatgattacaaaacagaatcgttactttcttagttatggaaattttacatccttaggttaacacaagtaactcaaaaattaaactaccattaaaattaataatatacatatataattcaagcttccacctattccagtatgatatcttggaaaaggctaccactaccactgttaattataaatcaaataagaatatgctgttaatTTACAATAtatgcaaaatatatatatatatatatatatatatatatatatatatatatatatatatatatatatatatatatatatatatatatatatatatatatatataaattgcactcaaaatctgccaaactgccttaatatgccctcaaaacctgccaaactgtcttaaaatgccatcaaaacatgtcaaactgtcttaaaatggcctcaaaacctgccaaactgtctaaaattgccctcaaaacattcaaactgtcttaatatgccctgaaaacctgccaaactgtcttcaattcacctcaaaacctctcaaattgtcttaatataccctgaaaaccagccaaactgtttcaaattgctctcaaaacctgccaaaatgtattaaaatgccctcaaaacatgtcaaactctcaaaatgccctcaaaacatgccaaactgtctcaatatggccataaaacatgtcaaactgttttaaaatatcctcaaacatgccaaactgtctcaaaatatgctaaactgtcttaaactgcccaccaaacacatcaaactgtctcaaaataccctcaacacATGCCANNNNNNNNNNNNNNNNNNNNNNNNNNNNNNNNNNNNNNNNNNNNNNNNNNNNNNNNNNNNNNNNNNNNNNNNNNNNNNNNNNNNNNNNNNNNNNNNNNNNNNNNNNNNNNNNNNNNNNNNNNNNNNNNNNNNNNNNNNNNNNNNNNNNNNNNNNNNNNNNNNNNNNNNNNNNNNNNNNNNNNNNNNNNNNNNNNNNNNNNNNNNNNNNNNNNNNNNNNNNNNNNNNNNNNNNNNNNNNNNNNNNNNNNNNNNNNNNNNNNNNNNNNNNNNNNNNNNNNNNNNNNNNNNNNNNNNNNNNNNNNNNNNNNNNNNNNNNNNNNNNNNNNNNNNNNNNNNNNNNNNNNNNNNNNNNNNNNNNNNNNNNNNNNNNNNNNNNNNNNNNNNNNNNNNNNNNNNNNNNNNNNNNNNNNNNNNNNNNNNNNNNNNNNNNNNNNNNNNNNNNNNNNNNNNNNNNNNNNNNNNNNNNNNNNNNNNNNNNNNNNNNNNNNNNNNNNNNNNNNACCACACACGTcacagaccagagagagagagagagagagagagtgtgttattcaccaccacggtcgtctgctggtcacccagccagcctttcccctacggaaagagctcagagctcgtagtgaccgatcatcgggtaggactgagaccacaacacactccacataccgggacagcgaggccacaacccctccagttacatcccgtacctatttactgctgcctctaCACctctacacattaacacaccacaacaccgggacagcgagaccacaacccctccagttacaccccgtacctatttactgctgcctctacacaccctacacattaacacaccacaacacactccacacaccgggacagcgaggccacaactcctccagttacaccccgtacctaactgctgcctcaacacactccacacaccagggcagcgaggccacaacccctccagttacaccccgtacctatttactgctgttctggacatcttcagtcatgaagactgttgagaagaatctatttaggacgtttgccatttcaacttcattatctatttggtttccgttttctgttatcattggggttgggttgggttgggttagatgaGGTCAGgctgaattaggttaggttagattaatgttaggataaaattaggttaggcaaggtaagGTTTCCATGTTAACCACAAAGATAACATTGAATACATGGCAACACTGTGTGGCTTGTGTTGATGCAGCAAACTctgcccctccccccctcaacacacacacacaaaaaaaaaaaaaaaaaaaaaaaaaaaaaaaaaaaaaaaaaaaaaataataataataataattaacacACATGAGCATAGAAAGGCGACATTTGAGCGGATggagcataaaaagaaaaaaaaaaaaaaaaaaaaaaaaaagaaaaataataatcaacacACATGAGCATAGAAAGGTGACATTTGAGTGGGTGgagcataaagaaaataaataaataaataataataataattaacacacacaagcatagaCAGGCAACATTTGAGTGGGTGGAGCATTGGGGTCTGCTACTGTTAGATACATGGTTGCCTACAATACCACAGCCCCTGCAATGGcacataaatcaataaatgcTGTATTCACTATTTCATATACAGGAATTCATAGCTTTGGTCCAGCCCTCCCACATACTGCCCTACCATGCCATTGTGAAGGGGGATACCACACCAAGATGAAGACTAAGGTTGTTTACAATACCTCAC of Portunus trituberculatus isolate SZX2019 chromosome 32, ASM1759143v1, whole genome shotgun sequence contains these proteins:
- the LOC123512095 gene encoding uncharacterized protein LOC123512095; this translates as MTADTEDSTYQELVIRSRDCSDPVRPAPSGKDSLWLRTAPTLTVAAAATATRRGTASHWSFTAVPLIHVSPSQLLALRDFASQRPGKHLLHHHHHHRSPEIQLRIADILLFNACCHYHLIMVVSLYLDLLSLLNNNV